In the Leptospira bourretii genome, one interval contains:
- a CDS encoding FecR family protein, protein MKRAMINRLSALGFVAVFAIVFTACQKDSKESVTNVTENTKQESNVVVAFVKGDVVVIRESGQVKPNLGDVLTSKDTIVTGQNGSVEILVGEDGVLKLNKNTSLSVSQAFAANDGSRETEVNMQYGKLVTVLRKERKTESFSIVTPTSIAGVRGTIFLTNVENPSAKGGNVACGSGNCVVKYTVLDGAVAIRKSNSENEIVVDKQKVAEVGNETKLSDKMIKPMDKQSLSEMKEMLAFENTKMLQFESLANELRTNNEELQKLNIGSSAEELEKAARTREITKSKSDEVIKTAKSIEDSKYIKKDVQKDSLKLAPKESFDKTK, encoded by the coding sequence ATGAAACGTGCAATGATCAATCGGTTGTCGGCATTAGGATTTGTGGCGGTTTTTGCCATAGTTTTTACTGCTTGCCAAAAAGATTCTAAGGAATCTGTAACAAATGTTACAGAGAACACAAAACAAGAAAGTAATGTTGTTGTTGCCTTTGTGAAAGGTGACGTGGTTGTGATCCGCGAGAGTGGGCAAGTAAAACCAAACTTAGGTGACGTTTTAACTTCCAAAGATACCATAGTCACTGGTCAAAACGGTTCTGTGGAAATTCTTGTGGGCGAAGACGGAGTACTTAAGTTAAACAAAAACACATCTCTTAGCGTAAGCCAAGCGTTTGCAGCAAACGACGGATCTCGTGAAACAGAAGTGAATATGCAATACGGAAAACTTGTAACAGTTTTACGCAAAGAAAGAAAAACAGAATCTTTCAGCATCGTAACTCCTACTTCGATTGCGGGTGTTCGTGGAACCATCTTTCTTACCAATGTTGAAAATCCATCTGCCAAAGGTGGGAACGTAGCTTGTGGATCTGGAAACTGTGTTGTTAAATATACGGTTCTTGATGGAGCAGTTGCCATTCGCAAATCCAATTCAGAAAATGAAATCGTAGTCGACAAACAGAAAGTAGCTGAAGTCGGAAATGAAACTAAACTTTCTGATAAAATGATCAAACCAATGGACAAACAATCTTTATCTGAGATGAAAGAAATGTTGGCTTTTGAAAACACTAAGATGTTACAGTTTGAGTCTCTTGCAAACGAACTCCGAACTAACAACGAAGAACTTCAAAAATTAAACATTGGATCTTCTGCAGAAGAGTTGGAAAAAGCAGCTAGAACTCGTGAAATTACAAAATCAAAATCTGATGAAGTAATCAAAACGGCTAAGTCCATCGAAGATTCAAAATACATCAAAAAAGATGTTCAAAAAGATTCCCTAAAATTAGCTCCCAAAGAGAGTTTTGATAAGACGAAATGA
- the rsgA gene encoding ribosome small subunit-dependent GTPase A, producing MGKEQFTIARIFGAYYEIYSEETSYALAVLKGKLRLKNSNERHPFVVGDLVLAEKSSGEEWVISERMERKNYLSRKSDRGDSHVLCANLDQVAILASCKDPETKPGFIDRLLAASYQTEIPPLIIFTKKDLISDEEIEEREVYYKELGYEVISVSLLSEESIQPLWERIRGKRTFLCGNSGVGKSTLMNHLHKKTVQRTNLVSGSTKKGKHTTTNSFALFLEEKTVLIDSPGVKEWGILHLTPVELWESFPELRKIKETCQEIYCCELGSECPMRKHVNEAMDETRKKSLESMIESLENPHRVTRRDHWTKAVTKRY from the coding sequence TTGGGTAAAGAACAATTTACAATCGCTCGTATCTTCGGAGCTTATTATGAAATTTATTCAGAAGAAACAAGCTACGCCCTCGCCGTTCTCAAGGGTAAGTTGCGATTAAAGAACTCAAACGAAAGGCATCCTTTTGTTGTGGGGGACTTGGTTTTGGCAGAAAAATCTTCTGGGGAAGAGTGGGTCATTTCGGAACGAATGGAACGAAAGAACTACCTTTCTAGAAAAAGTGACCGTGGCGACAGTCATGTGTTATGTGCCAACTTGGACCAAGTGGCGATCCTTGCTTCTTGTAAAGACCCAGAAACCAAACCGGGGTTCATTGACCGATTGCTTGCTGCTTCTTACCAAACAGAAATTCCCCCACTGATCATTTTTACAAAAAAAGATTTAATTTCGGACGAAGAAATTGAAGAGAGGGAAGTTTACTATAAAGAGTTAGGTTATGAAGTAATCAGTGTCTCTCTTCTTTCGGAGGAATCCATCCAACCTTTGTGGGAACGGATCCGTGGAAAACGCACCTTCCTTTGTGGAAATTCTGGAGTGGGCAAATCGACTCTTATGAACCACCTACATAAAAAGACAGTGCAAAGAACCAACCTCGTCAGTGGTTCTACCAAAAAAGGAAAACATACCACTACCAATTCTTTCGCTCTATTTTTGGAGGAAAAGACGGTTCTCATCGACTCCCCTGGGGTCAAAGAATGGGGGATTTTACACCTGACACCTGTTGAGCTTTGGGAAAGTTTTCCCGAATTACGAAAGATTAAAGAAACTTGTCAGGAAATTTATTGCTGTGAACTGGGTTCTGAGTGTCCAATGCGAAAACACGTAAATGAAGCCATGGATGAAACGAGAAAAAAAAGCTTAGAATCCATGATCGAGAGCCTAGAAAACCCGCATCGCGTGACAAGGCGGGACCATTGGACAAAAGCTGTCACAAAAAGGTATTAG
- a CDS encoding sensor histidine kinase gives MQTQVFFPFGIIILSAFGWFGFAYALSSIDSTKIYSLFAALFGLITLMVLFFLRKKPLPKGMEKPKKRDELVQNLFALEKFKEELISFNDPDQISETISQFLASKIPAEFVQVYTWDEREGQFRPRPFLESLVQKYSNLPSLPVFNPFLLWLSEREGIHIKENFIQFASPNHEKIAKQALNFFTETNSELVATLSIKSSLVGFILLGKHKEGKIYDIEEIEIILEILSVSLMSLSNSMIYQQLLNLTETLEAKVRERTKELEETQAHLVQSEKMASLGVMVAGIAHEINTPAAVINGSADNLDANLVYVLSHLGDISQLIQNPDFRSIYLDILFSFVKEDPASKIDPKDKFKLKKETKFRFIQDGIPENDATDLATFIIDHHLLHMQEELIRIWKAGGKETFEMLKNTLSLQRNIKNIKYAIRNIVRIVKALKYYSHLGQASYAESDLHEGLENTLVIMQNQIKHGVEIERAYGSIPPVRCNIDELNQVWTNLITNAIHAMKKIEHPKLIISSKMVGEDYVLISFEDNGSGIPAEIKDKIWDPFFTTKDQGEGTGLGLGIVKGIIEKHKGRIEVESSPGKTRFMVYLPLVGPGDVPSIPKEIFREIRG, from the coding sequence ATGCAAACACAAGTTTTCTTTCCTTTCGGAATCATAATCCTTTCTGCTTTTGGTTGGTTTGGATTTGCTTATGCCTTAAGCAGTATAGATTCCACAAAAATTTACTCTCTATTTGCGGCTCTTTTTGGACTTATCACCCTTATGGTTTTGTTCTTTTTACGAAAAAAACCATTGCCAAAAGGTATGGAGAAACCCAAAAAACGAGATGAACTTGTCCAAAACCTATTTGCCTTAGAAAAATTTAAAGAAGAACTCATTTCCTTCAACGACCCAGACCAAATCAGCGAAACCATCAGCCAGTTCCTTGCCTCAAAAATCCCTGCAGAGTTTGTCCAAGTTTATACTTGGGATGAAAGAGAAGGCCAATTCCGTCCCCGACCTTTTTTAGAATCACTCGTCCAAAAGTATTCTAATTTACCTTCTCTTCCTGTATTCAATCCTTTTTTACTTTGGCTTTCCGAACGCGAAGGAATCCATATAAAAGAAAATTTTATCCAGTTTGCCTCTCCCAATCATGAAAAAATAGCCAAACAAGCATTAAACTTTTTCACAGAAACCAATTCAGAGTTAGTTGCCACTCTTTCCATCAAATCAAGTCTTGTTGGTTTTATTTTACTGGGAAAACACAAAGAAGGAAAAATTTATGATATAGAAGAAATCGAAATCATTTTAGAAATTCTTTCTGTTTCCCTGATGTCTTTGTCCAATTCCATGATTTACCAACAGTTATTGAATTTAACTGAAACTTTGGAAGCAAAGGTAAGAGAAAGAACGAAAGAATTAGAAGAAACCCAAGCCCACTTAGTACAATCAGAAAAGATGGCTTCTCTTGGTGTGATGGTAGCAGGTATCGCCCACGAAATCAATACACCGGCTGCCGTGATCAATGGTTCAGCGGACAACTTGGATGCTAATTTAGTTTATGTATTATCGCATTTGGGTGACATCTCTCAACTGATTCAGAATCCTGATTTTCGTTCTATCTATTTGGATATTCTATTTAGTTTTGTGAAAGAGGATCCAGCTTCAAAGATCGATCCTAAAGACAAATTCAAACTCAAAAAAGAGACCAAGTTTCGATTTATCCAAGATGGAATCCCTGAAAATGATGCAACGGATCTGGCAACCTTTATCATTGACCATCATCTTTTGCATATGCAAGAAGAACTCATCCGTATCTGGAAGGCCGGCGGAAAAGAAACCTTTGAGATGTTAAAGAATACTTTGAGCCTGCAAAGAAATATCAAAAACATCAAATATGCCATTCGTAATATTGTTCGGATTGTCAAAGCACTCAAATATTACTCTCACCTGGGACAAGCATCTTATGCGGAGTCTGACCTTCACGAAGGATTAGAAAACACTCTTGTGATCATGCAAAACCAAATCAAACACGGAGTGGAAATTGAAAGGGCCTATGGAAGTATCCCTCCTGTTAGGTGTAATATCGATGAACTCAACCAAGTTTGGACAAACCTAATCACCAATGCCATCCACGCGATGAAAAAAATAGAACATCCCAAACTCATCATTTCTTCTAAAATGGTGGGGGAAGATTATGTATTGATAAGTTTCGAAGACAACGGTTCGGGAATTCCAGCCGAAATCAAAGACAAAATTTGGGATCCATTTTTTACAACCAAAGACCAAGGAGAAGGTACAGGGCTTGGACTTGGAATTGTCAAAGGAATTATCGAAAAACACAAAGGAAGGATTGAAGTGGAATCTTCTCCAGGAAAAACAAGGTTTATGGTTTATTTACCGTTAGTTGGTCCTGGAGATGTTCCGAGTATCCCGAAAGAAATCTTTCGGGAAATTCGTGGTTAA
- a CDS encoding acyl-CoA desaturase — protein MMTQAEIKTKVPIDWVTTIFLLTYPLVGIFGTLYLYLYDSVHIGTWALFVFYFFATGMGITVGYHRLFSHKAYDAKTPVKLWLLLFGAAAFQSTALEWSEDHRIHHRFVDTDKDPYSIKKGFWFAHIGWLFRKRKYVQQGVQDLVNDPLVLWQHKHFYSISIFMCFILPGLITMFWGSFLEGFFVAGFLRLFVVHQFTFFINSACHVWGERTFSKEQTARDNWIIAFFTFGEGFHNFHHEFQSDYRNGIRWFDYDPSKWMIKGLSFLGLTYNLKKVSEEKILQKTMYLKEKETLNQFTNLEESKLRHWEEQLTSLRETAIKEFQTWKQAKQSSNEKEVGILRKKFEQTKESWEKLLNQPGKPIFS, from the coding sequence ATGATGACACAAGCTGAAATCAAAACCAAAGTCCCCATTGATTGGGTGACTACGATCTTTTTACTAACCTATCCACTAGTAGGGATTTTCGGAACTCTTTACTTGTATCTTTATGATTCCGTTCATATTGGAACTTGGGCTCTGTTTGTATTTTATTTTTTTGCAACAGGAATGGGAATCACAGTAGGTTACCATAGACTTTTTTCACACAAAGCTTATGATGCAAAAACACCCGTTAAACTTTGGTTACTTCTTTTTGGAGCGGCGGCATTTCAGTCCACAGCTTTGGAATGGAGCGAAGACCATCGTATCCACCATCGTTTTGTAGATACTGACAAAGATCCTTATTCAATCAAAAAAGGATTTTGGTTTGCACACATTGGTTGGTTATTTCGCAAACGTAAATATGTCCAACAAGGTGTTCAGGATTTGGTAAATGATCCGCTGGTTCTTTGGCAACATAAACATTTTTATTCCATTTCTATCTTTATGTGTTTTATCCTTCCTGGTCTTATCACAATGTTTTGGGGATCCTTTTTAGAAGGATTTTTTGTCGCTGGTTTCCTTCGTCTTTTTGTTGTTCATCAGTTTACTTTTTTTATCAACAGTGCATGTCATGTTTGGGGAGAACGAACTTTTTCTAAAGAACAAACAGCAAGAGACAATTGGATCATCGCCTTTTTTACGTTTGGTGAAGGTTTTCATAATTTCCACCATGAGTTTCAATCGGATTATCGAAATGGGATTCGTTGGTTTGATTATGATCCATCTAAATGGATGATCAAAGGTTTGTCTTTTTTGGGTCTTACTTATAACTTAAAAAAAGTTTCTGAAGAAAAAATCCTTCAAAAAACAATGTATTTAAAAGAAAAAGAAACTTTAAACCAATTTACGAATTTGGAAGAATCAAAACTTCGCCATTGGGAAGAACAGCTAACCAGCCTTAGGGAAACTGCTATCAAAGAATTCCAAACTTGGAAACAAGCCAAACAATCTTCCAACGAAAAGGAAGTGGGAATCCTACGCAAAAAATTTGAACAAACAAAAGAAAGTTGGGAAAAACTTCTTAACCAACCAGGAAAACCAATTTTTTCTTAA
- a CDS encoding LBF_2804 family protein has product MSTERYKPGFLEQWGRRVLISIHSHARKPENSDKSFASQSKNLLLWGVFLSFWIGFLPSIAFVFLSTYLSPLVFWPLETHSIIALIEFVFLLALVTLVEFFLLFRLGFYLSYRMAQYADIELAEEPELITPIPGMMARLVLEIPDPRIRLYGIDPYKHLNERALFFRTVLYKSKVFLSNIFAKLLLKVFLGRTGLRFLIEYVSGPITGIWDSVTTYLILAELRKRIITRKLSDAMLLKIKSKQRSEIFIETTLRAVAISIVFTKTFHPNFEYLLFGLIRLLPNQDKLTNLDDWTEFVHLFPKLTKEERNWPITIFALCSTFDGFLNREELNAFQDITDLSPSWLLDRVRHLSETIRKGELSESLLWMEKILPEESAQ; this is encoded by the coding sequence ATGAGTACAGAACGTTACAAACCGGGATTTTTAGAACAATGGGGACGCCGGGTTCTCATTTCGATCCATTCCCATGCGAGAAAACCCGAAAATTCCGACAAAAGTTTTGCCTCCCAATCCAAAAACCTTTTGCTTTGGGGAGTTTTTCTATCCTTTTGGATTGGGTTTTTGCCATCGATTGCCTTCGTTTTCCTCTCCACTTACCTTTCTCCACTTGTGTTTTGGCCATTGGAAACTCACTCGATCATCGCTCTAATAGAGTTTGTTTTTCTTTTGGCCCTAGTCACTCTCGTTGAGTTTTTTCTCCTCTTTCGATTGGGATTTTATCTTTCCTATCGAATGGCACAATATGCAGACATTGAACTGGCCGAAGAGCCGGAACTCATCACACCCATTCCTGGAATGATGGCTAGGTTGGTTTTAGAAATTCCTGATCCAAGAATTCGATTGTATGGAATTGATCCTTACAAACATCTAAATGAACGGGCGTTATTCTTTCGGACTGTTTTATACAAAAGCAAAGTTTTTCTATCCAATATATTCGCCAAACTTCTATTAAAGGTATTTTTGGGAAGAACAGGACTTCGATTTTTAATTGAATACGTTTCCGGTCCAATTACTGGTATCTGGGACAGTGTCACAACTTATTTGATTTTAGCTGAATTACGCAAACGAATCATTACGCGAAAACTTTCGGATGCGATGTTACTCAAAATCAAATCGAAACAAAGATCCGAAATATTCATTGAAACCACACTACGTGCTGTGGCAATTTCCATTGTATTCACAAAAACCTTTCACCCTAATTTTGAATACTTACTCTTTGGATTGATACGACTTTTACCAAACCAAGACAAATTGACCAACTTAGATGACTGGACCGAGTTTGTACATTTATTCCCAAAACTGACAAAGGAAGAAAGGAATTGGCCAATAACAATCTTTGCCCTTTGTTCCACATTTGATGGATTCTTAAATCGAGAAGAATTGAATGCGTTTCAAGACATCACTGATCTTTCTCCTTCGTGGCTTTTGGATCGGGTCCGTCATCTAAGTGAAACCATCCGAAAAGGAGAACTTTCAGAATCTTTGCTTTGGATGGAAAAAATCCTTCCCGAAGAATCCGCTCAATGA
- the tpx gene encoding thiol peroxidase — protein sequence MAQVTLKGNPVPLEGNLPKPGDKAPDFRVAKQDLGDLTLKDLAGKVKILVAVPSLDTAVCALETKKFNERAAKEDGITTLIISGDLPFAMKRFCSTEGIDSKNLITGSQFKDFSFSKNYGTHIAGGPLAGLSARAVFVVDKDDIIRYTELVPEIGSEPNYDTVLAEAKKLV from the coding sequence ATGGCACAAGTAACACTCAAAGGAAATCCCGTTCCTCTAGAAGGAAACCTTCCCAAACCGGGGGACAAAGCTCCCGACTTCCGAGTCGCCAAACAAGATTTAGGTGATTTGACTTTAAAAGATCTAGCAGGAAAGGTAAAAATCCTTGTGGCGGTTCCCAGTTTAGATACAGCCGTCTGTGCCCTCGAAACCAAAAAGTTTAACGAAAGAGCAGCCAAAGAAGATGGAATCACGACTCTTATCATCTCCGGTGACTTACCGTTTGCAATGAAACGATTTTGTTCCACCGAAGGAATTGATTCTAAAAACTTAATTACTGGTTCGCAGTTCAAAGATTTTTCTTTTTCCAAAAATTATGGAACTCATATCGCTGGTGGCCCACTTGCTGGCCTATCCGCACGAGCCGTATTCGTTGTGGATAAAGACGATATCATTCGTTATACGGAACTTGTGCCGGAAATTGGTAGTGAACCAAATTACGATACTGTTCTTGCCGAAGCTAAGAAACTCGTTTAG
- a CDS encoding ATP-binding protein: protein MKLKIENFGIFSKNEFPIEKVTVFTGPNESGKTTILDAFVSALVKVVGSTKYGALLNARYKPERNSDLGIPKLSLSQNLYLNSLVIREGNMDVGSEKELISTIEQTIFDSGYNPAKLIEQVEQLSTKTGTRKSAKEWNQTLLELTTTKQKFDESELNLNRISSQFVELPTWEIERQKRKEELSSALEEQTKQQKRLEEYKETEQFAEVDRVYGQLLQWETLQTQSKSEERILKSNGDQKSKEIDGEIQSIEQKLSLSKERFLQLEKKLESFLSQKSLSEQKSKKLESYFDFFETWKQTIRKFQEESPVVQKIIWNPLYRSLAGGFGVFGIFSLILSLFTDFGVWMYSLPIFFLGAALFFVFRAKEIKLERDEPKWNQMVRRISTEMETKTVGEWKPDSLTMESITLVFQRFDREYTKHKLEVDNFQTAITSLEEEINLFRIEEKKGKDLLLEKEKELTVILRESGVNSLSELTELFVQIRLKQEKLRTLEESLKLESKKWGIHDLEDLKLHLKEKRMDLEKKGISKSFSSEDRAAKQKLENEIQTISIKIRDIERNLVELEKKLDTGKAVLESRILPAQKEWEQNKRDLETKEKKKNELEKNFQALEVLTEIFSEMQLESTDKMSSLVKSLQTRMDALKGSLPTKQIQWNGFSDEIQITTDSANSSQGFTNLSTGTKEQISYVLRLEYAFRIGKQFNLPYLLLDEPFRHMDISRRDMALAYTLQCITNAEEDWKVVFFSFDEDLVSKINVLAKENNLPCQIHELTKRVS, encoded by the coding sequence ATGAAATTAAAAATAGAAAACTTCGGTATCTTTTCCAAAAATGAATTTCCTATTGAAAAGGTGACTGTGTTTACAGGGCCAAACGAATCAGGAAAAACAACCATCCTGGATGCTTTTGTATCGGCACTCGTGAAAGTGGTAGGAAGTACAAAGTATGGTGCTCTTCTCAATGCGAGATACAAACCAGAAAGAAATTCTGATTTAGGAATTCCCAAACTTTCTCTTTCCCAAAATTTATATTTAAACTCGCTAGTCATTAGAGAAGGAAATATGGATGTGGGATCAGAAAAAGAACTGATCAGTACCATTGAACAAACTATATTCGATAGTGGATACAATCCTGCCAAACTCATAGAACAAGTGGAACAACTTTCAACAAAAACAGGAACAAGAAAATCCGCCAAAGAATGGAACCAAACTTTATTGGAACTTACAACAACCAAACAAAAGTTTGATGAGTCTGAGTTGAATTTAAATAGAATCTCCTCTCAATTTGTTGAATTGCCAACTTGGGAAATCGAACGTCAAAAACGAAAAGAAGAATTGTCTTCTGCTTTAGAAGAACAAACAAAACAACAAAAACGTTTAGAAGAGTATAAAGAAACTGAACAATTTGCGGAAGTGGACCGAGTGTATGGCCAACTGTTACAATGGGAAACACTGCAAACCCAATCGAAGTCAGAGGAAAGAATTCTAAAATCAAATGGTGATCAAAAATCAAAAGAAATTGATGGAGAAATCCAATCGATCGAACAAAAATTATCTCTTTCCAAAGAGCGATTTTTGCAATTGGAAAAAAAATTAGAATCTTTTCTGAGTCAAAAATCATTATCAGAACAAAAATCAAAAAAATTAGAATCCTATTTTGATTTTTTTGAAACTTGGAAACAAACCATTCGCAAATTTCAAGAAGAATCACCGGTGGTACAAAAAATCATTTGGAATCCATTGTACAGAAGTTTGGCGGGAGGATTTGGTGTTTTTGGGATATTTTCTTTGATCCTTTCCTTATTCACCGATTTTGGGGTCTGGATGTATTCTCTCCCAATTTTCTTTTTAGGTGCCGCTTTGTTTTTTGTTTTTCGTGCAAAAGAAATCAAACTTGAACGTGATGAACCCAAATGGAACCAAATGGTTCGCCGGATCTCGACGGAAATGGAAACAAAAACTGTAGGTGAATGGAAACCCGATTCACTGACTATGGAATCAATCACCTTAGTGTTCCAACGATTTGACCGCGAATACACAAAACACAAACTGGAAGTAGACAACTTTCAAACGGCAATCACTAGTTTAGAAGAAGAAATCAATTTGTTTCGCATTGAAGAAAAAAAAGGAAAGGACCTTCTTTTAGAAAAAGAAAAAGAGCTAACGGTTATTTTGCGAGAATCTGGAGTAAATTCTCTTTCTGAACTGACTGAGTTATTTGTTCAAATTCGATTGAAACAAGAAAAGTTAAGAACATTAGAAGAATCCTTAAAACTTGAGTCCAAAAAATGGGGAATTCACGATTTAGAAGATTTAAAACTCCACTTAAAAGAAAAACGAATGGATCTGGAAAAAAAAGGAATTTCAAAAAGTTTTTCCTCTGAAGATAGAGCCGCCAAACAAAAATTAGAAAACGAAATCCAAACAATTTCTATTAAAATTCGTGATATCGAAAGGAACCTTGTTGAGTTAGAAAAAAAATTGGATACGGGTAAGGCTGTTTTGGAATCCAGAATCTTACCTGCTCAAAAAGAATGGGAACAAAACAAACGTGATTTAGAAACAAAAGAAAAAAAGAAAAATGAATTAGAAAAAAACTTCCAAGCTTTGGAAGTATTAACAGAAATTTTTTCTGAGATGCAATTGGAAAGTACAGATAAAATGTCCTCACTTGTAAAATCATTACAAACAAGAATGGATGCACTAAAGGGATCTCTTCCTACAAAACAAATCCAGTGGAATGGATTCTCTGATGAAATTCAAATCACCACAGATTCTGCTAATTCTAGCCAAGGATTTACAAATTTATCTACAGGGACCAAAGAACAAATTTCTTATGTTCTTCGTTTGGAATATGCGTTTCGCATTGGGAAACAGTTCAATTTGCCTTATCTTCTGTTAGATGAACCTTTTCGACATATGGATATTAGCCGGAGAGACATGGCACTTGCCTACACGTTGCAATGTATAACCAATGCGGAAGAAGATTGGAAAGTTGTATTTTTTAGTTTTGATGAAGATTTGGTTTCAAAGATCAATGTTTTGGCAAAGGAAAATAACCTCCCTTGCCAAATCCATGAATTGACTAAACGAGTTTCTTAG
- a CDS encoding metallophosphoesterase family protein — MKLLQVSDLHLSQNSPEEKAYSLTVLREILQTAESTKCDRILFCGDLFNTFPDLEGLRSDFLKEVSSYSGIIYFLPGNHEILEKRNNNNYANFDWSSKVKVLDKTPYYLLEDGGIEFLSIPHQENYSELLLSPPPPKQTKLRIGLAHGTVSGMSFTGLSEEEEEGGSYLDPNLIQSLDLDYLAIGHLHRARMGTVGKCNVGYAGSSRVWRKGEFGQRGGIFIHVEESTIRTESVYWKSAGEYREIIVSLDTEGKPEESIDTYLAGTNPNDWIVFRFVGYVDSMSEKQKFQETVLREWKSKFRILEFDPDESQITVFEHLSENEFVKQFLDKMNERKGQMDPSLWRHTRVTGIRLILEGKKNR; from the coding sequence ATGAAGTTATTACAAGTATCCGACCTCCATCTTTCCCAAAATTCCCCCGAGGAAAAGGCCTATTCCCTTACCGTATTACGCGAAATTTTACAAACGGCAGAGTCTACGAAGTGTGATCGTATTCTTTTTTGTGGGGATCTTTTTAATACCTTTCCCGATTTAGAAGGTTTACGTTCGGATTTTCTAAAAGAAGTATCCTCTTATTCAGGAATTATTTATTTTCTTCCAGGGAATCATGAAATTTTAGAAAAAAGAAATAACAATAATTATGCGAATTTTGATTGGTCTTCTAAAGTAAAAGTTTTAGATAAAACTCCTTATTATTTATTGGAAGATGGTGGGATCGAATTTTTATCCATCCCCCACCAAGAAAATTATTCTGAATTGTTACTTTCACCTCCTCCCCCAAAACAAACAAAACTTCGGATCGGACTTGCTCATGGAACTGTTTCCGGGATGAGTTTTACCGGTCTTAGTGAGGAAGAAGAAGAGGGAGGTTCTTATTTAGATCCCAATTTAATTCAAAGTTTAGATTTGGATTATCTTGCCATTGGGCATCTTCATAGGGCGAGAATGGGAACTGTTGGGAAGTGTAATGTTGGTTATGCTGGCTCTTCTCGTGTTTGGAGAAAAGGAGAATTCGGACAAAGAGGTGGGATTTTTATCCATGTAGAAGAAAGTACAATTCGTACGGAATCGGTTTATTGGAAATCTGCAGGCGAATATAGGGAAATTATTGTTTCTTTGGATACGGAAGGAAAACCAGAAGAGAGTATCGACACATATTTAGCGGGAACAAATCCGAACGATTGGATAGTGTTTCGATTTGTTGGATATGTTGATTCGATGTCGGAAAAACAAAAATTTCAAGAGACAGTTCTTCGCGAATGGAAGTCCAAATTTCGAATTTTGGAGTTTGATCCTGATGAATCACAAATCACAGTTTTCGAACACCTTTCGGAAAATGAATTTGTAAAACAGTTTTTGGATAAGATGAATGAAAGAAAAGGACAAATGGATCCTAGTCTTTGGAGACACACTCGTGTCACAGGCATTCGTTTGATTTTAGAAGGAAAGAAAAATCGATGA